One window of Corynebacterium sp. P3-F1 genomic DNA carries:
- a CDS encoding SdpI family protein, with protein sequence MTGVVISVVFIIFALALLIPGVLAALGRLPGNNMVGLHVPEVRKDEEIWVQAHKVTGPYLILGGLALVFGAAFSFIADGWLWAGPVILAIVAVAAVAAAGNQGARAAKLFAQAKESETDSASQATQPAPQVDLGALRNAARRADDR encoded by the coding sequence ATGACTGGAGTGGTTATCAGTGTTGTCTTCATTATCTTCGCACTCGCTTTGCTGATTCCAGGAGTGCTCGCCGCCCTCGGCCGCTTGCCCGGCAATAACATGGTCGGGTTGCACGTGCCGGAGGTGCGCAAGGACGAAGAGATCTGGGTGCAGGCCCACAAGGTGACCGGTCCATACCTGATCCTCGGCGGTCTCGCCCTCGTCTTCGGCGCAGCCTTTTCTTTCATCGCCGACGGTTGGCTCTGGGCCGGCCCCGTGATCTTGGCGATCGTCGCGGTTGCCGCTGTGGCCGCGGCCGGCAACCAAGGTGCACGCGCAGCGAAGCTCTTCGCGCAAGCGAAAGAGAGCGAGACTGACTCCGCTTCTCAAGCCACGCAGCCCGCCCCCCAAGTCGATCTCGGTGCCCTGCGAAACGCCGCCCGCCGCGCAGACGACAGGTAG
- a CDS encoding anthranilate synthase component 1: MSEFRPQVTHLDVRYHADASTLFAAIGGTDMTDSVLLESADITTKSGLQSVAVLGASLRVTCNGPDVAVEALSTDGEAIADRLHGQLADFVTGERTFRFPVSTAADERERLTAPSSADVLRALTTGAGYTDTEHSTLPMLVGGFAFDYLATFEDLPSVADSTNTYPDYQFILADIVLTIDHRANTARLTGVDGGQGDVDKRMREFAELIDAAEPPTPRSSSAEEPLRVEASIDDADFRRDVEKLKDNIYNGDIYQVVPARAFTAECPDAFVAYQCLRETNPSPYMFYVRGLDRNGDAYELLGASPESNLKFSAASREVQLYPIAGTRPRGTTHELDTRMELELRTDAKEIAEHTMLVDLARNDLARVAEPGTRQVRELLQVDRYSRVMHLVSRVTATLSADLDALDAYRASMNMGTLTGAPKLRATQLIRELEGVRRGSYGGAVGYLRGNGDFDTCIVIRSAFVRGGVATVQAGAGVVRDSIPQAEADETLHKAYAVLNAIAMASGRKVEVIR; this comes from the coding sequence GTGAGCGAGTTCCGCCCCCAGGTCACGCACCTCGATGTGCGCTACCACGCCGACGCGTCGACCTTATTCGCCGCTATCGGCGGCACAGACATGACGGATTCTGTGCTGCTCGAGAGCGCCGACATCACCACCAAGTCCGGGCTACAGTCGGTCGCGGTCCTCGGGGCTTCCCTACGCGTCACGTGCAACGGACCGGATGTCGCGGTGGAGGCACTCAGCACGGACGGCGAGGCGATCGCAGACCGCCTGCACGGGCAGCTCGCGGACTTCGTGACGGGGGAGCGCACCTTCCGCTTCCCGGTCTCCACCGCCGCGGACGAGCGTGAGCGGCTCACCGCGCCGAGTTCCGCGGATGTCCTCCGTGCGCTCACAACTGGTGCCGGTTACACCGACACCGAGCACAGCACGCTTCCCATGCTCGTCGGCGGATTCGCTTTCGACTACTTGGCCACCTTCGAGGACCTGCCCAGCGTCGCCGATAGCACGAACACGTACCCCGACTACCAATTCATCCTCGCGGACATCGTGCTCACGATCGACCACCGCGCGAACACCGCTCGGCTCACAGGGGTGGATGGGGGACAGGGGGACGTCGATAAGCGGATGCGCGAATTCGCCGAGCTTATCGACGCCGCCGAGCCCCCCACCCCCCGCTCATCCAGCGCCGAGGAGCCACTGCGCGTGGAAGCGAGCATTGACGACGCTGACTTCCGCCGCGATGTGGAGAAGCTCAAAGACAATATCTACAACGGCGACATCTACCAGGTGGTGCCGGCGCGGGCGTTCACTGCCGAGTGCCCGGACGCGTTCGTCGCGTACCAGTGCCTCCGCGAGACGAATCCGTCGCCGTACATGTTCTATGTCCGCGGACTCGACCGGAACGGCGACGCATATGAGCTCCTCGGCGCATCACCCGAATCGAACCTGAAGTTCTCAGCTGCCTCCCGCGAGGTGCAGCTGTACCCGATTGCCGGGACACGGCCGCGCGGCACCACGCATGAATTGGACACGCGTATGGAGCTCGAGCTGCGTACCGACGCCAAGGAGATCGCCGAGCACACGATGCTCGTCGATCTAGCACGCAACGACCTCGCACGCGTCGCTGAGCCCGGTACCCGCCAAGTCCGTGAGCTCCTCCAGGTCGACCGCTACTCCCGCGTCATGCACCTCGTCTCCCGCGTGACAGCGACCCTCTCAGCCGACCTCGACGCCCTGGACGCTTACCGCGCGTCCATGAATATGGGCACTTTGACCGGCGCCCCCAAGCTGCGCGCAACGCAGCTAATCCGTGAGCTCGAAGGCGTCCGCCGCGGCTCCTATGGCGGGGCAGTGGGGTATCTGCGCGGCAACGGTGACTTCGACACATGCATCGTCATCCGCTCCGCGTTCGTGCGCGGCGGCGTAGCCACCGTCCAGGCAGGTGCTGGTGTCGTGCGCGATTCCATCCCGCAGGCCGAAGCGGACGAGACTCTGCACAAGGCCTACGCCGTCCTCAACGCCATTGCCATGGCCAGCGGCCGCAAGGTAGAGGTGATCCGATGA